The stretch of DNA GGCGCAGGCTATGAGCACGAGCGCCATCGCTAGTGCTGGAATGAAGTGCTTCACGTTCTCTCTCCTTTTGCCAGTCGCAGCGCTTCGTCGCGCCGGACATGTTGGCGACCCGACCGCGAGGCCCGGCTCAGAGGGCGCTCTCGTCGCGCTCGCCGGTGCGAATACGGATCGCCGTCTCGACCGGGACGACGAAGATCTTCCCGTCGCCGATGTTGCCCGTCTTGGCGGCGCCGGCGATGACGTCGGCCACTTTGCCGACGAGATGGTCGGGCACGACCACCTCGACCTTAATCTTGGGCAGGAAGTCGACCGTGTACTCCCCGC from Candidatus Methylomirabilota bacterium encodes:
- a CDS encoding P-II family nitrogen regulator, with the protein product MKKIEAVIKPFKLDDVKEALTGIGVIGMTVSEVRGFGRQKGHTELYRGGEYTVDFLPKIKVEVVVPDHLVGKVADVIAGAAKTGNIGDGKIFVVPVETAIRIRTGERDESAL